One part of the Olleya sp. YS genome encodes these proteins:
- a CDS encoding HNH endonuclease, producing MNKRNIFDAIEKSSNKIFGGKDGLIKRIKSAKNYVANDNFTEWAFSKLVATENFNINSGSSSKPFFYTHNFVNVLEINDKKFKNEVIEKFLKWSDKVEYIDIRKKFDTDQKDKKRFELLVHTDLVPEKIKKKQNFSANNQNEFLEGFKREIKTENSYRSQKLVKLAKEKYGTECIVCGFSFEHKYGQHGKDFIEIHHLLPIENGIRKSTIEDVAPVCSNCHRMLHKGKIMLSIEYLKEIIEREKASRQHRI from the coding sequence ATGAATAAAAGAAATATTTTTGATGCTATTGAAAAATCTAGCAATAAAATTTTTGGCGGAAAAGACGGTCTTATAAAAAGAATAAAGTCAGCTAAAAATTATGTAGCTAATGATAATTTTACCGAATGGGCATTTTCGAAATTAGTGGCAACTGAAAATTTTAATATTAATTCTGGCTCATCATCTAAACCCTTTTTCTACACTCATAACTTTGTAAACGTTTTAGAGATTAATGACAAAAAATTTAAGAATGAAGTTATCGAAAAATTTTTAAAATGGTCTGACAAAGTTGAATATATTGATATTAGAAAAAAATTTGATACTGACCAAAAAGACAAAAAACGATTTGAACTTTTAGTACATACAGATTTGGTTCCAGAAAAAATCAAAAAGAAACAAAATTTTTCAGCTAATAATCAAAATGAATTCTTGGAAGGTTTTAAAAGAGAAATCAAAACTGAGAATAGTTATCGAAGTCAAAAATTAGTCAAGTTGGCAAAAGAAAAATACGGAACCGAATGTATAGTTTGTGGATTTAGTTTCGAACATAAATATGGTCAACACGGAAAGGATTTTATAGAAATACATCATTTATTACCAATAGAAAACGGTATACGAAAATCGACAATCGAAGATGTAGCACCAGTTTGTTCAAATTGTCATCGAATGTTACATAAAGGAAAAATAATGCTTTCAATTGAATACCTGAAAGAAATTATAGAACGAGAAAAAGCCAGCAGGCAACACCGTATTTAA
- the nhaC gene encoding Na+/H+ antiporter NhaC, which translates to MQDDNLSEFKAKDQNIVENKALNIWEALIPVICLMGLLAYNIFFVEGQEWLGGYTNQIILLMGGAIAAGVGFFNKVSLSVMIKEIWENLRSVFVPIVILFLVGALAGTWLVSGIIPAMVYYGLQVLSPEIFLPASVIIAAIISIATGSSWTTSATVGIALIGIGSALGINPGMIAGAVISGAYFGDKMSPLSDTTNLAPAMAGTDLFTHIRYMTFTTVPTIIITLIVFTIISMNIDTTGSADISGLLASIKNTFNITPLLFIVPGVVIGLILLKTKPLLALLTGVVLAAIFAFIFQPEVLESLNASKFGAVTNAVLTDTNIATDNEKLNKLFSSGGMNGMLWTIYLICCAMVFGGIMDAIGALSRITNALLSVATTVFGLFASTVISCLGLNAIASDQYLALVIPGKMFKKAYEDKGLAPENLSRTLEDSGTVTSVLIPWNTCGAYQSGVLGVGVAEYFVYAIFNWLSPFTTLLFAALNIKIRQITSK; encoded by the coding sequence ATGCAAGACGATAATCTTTCCGAATTTAAAGCAAAAGACCAAAACATAGTTGAAAACAAAGCACTAAACATTTGGGAAGCCTTAATTCCTGTTATCTGTTTAATGGGTTTATTAGCTTATAACATCTTTTTTGTTGAAGGACAGGAGTGGTTAGGAGGTTACACCAATCAGATTATTTTATTAATGGGAGGAGCTATTGCAGCAGGTGTTGGATTTTTTAATAAAGTGTCCTTATCAGTAATGATTAAGGAGATTTGGGAAAATCTAAGAAGCGTCTTTGTCCCTATTGTGATATTATTTTTAGTGGGTGCATTAGCTGGAACTTGGTTGGTAAGCGGTATTATTCCTGCAATGGTTTATTATGGGTTACAAGTTTTAAGTCCAGAGATATTTTTACCAGCTTCAGTTATTATTGCTGCTATTATTTCTATAGCTACAGGAAGTAGTTGGACTACATCTGCTACGGTTGGTATCGCATTAATTGGTATTGGTAGTGCATTAGGCATCAATCCAGGAATGATTGCTGGTGCTGTAATCTCTGGTGCTTATTTTGGAGATAAAATGTCGCCTTTAAGTGATACTACAAACTTGGCTCCTGCTATGGCTGGAACAGATTTATTTACGCATATTCGTTATATGACCTTTACTACTGTACCTACAATAATTATTACACTAATTGTTTTTACTATTATAAGTATGAATATTGATACTACAGGTAGTGCAGACATTAGCGGATTGTTAGCCAGTATAAAAAATACCTTTAATATTACTCCGTTGTTGTTTATTGTTCCAGGAGTAGTTATTGGATTAATTCTTTTAAAAACAAAACCATTACTAGCTTTATTAACTGGAGTGGTATTAGCAGCGATTTTTGCCTTTATTTTTCAACCAGAGGTTTTAGAAAGTTTAAACGCATCAAAATTTGGAGCTGTAACAAATGCTGTTTTAACAGATACCAACATAGCTACCGATAATGAGAAACTAAACAAATTATTCAGTTCTGGAGGTATGAACGGAATGCTTTGGACCATTTATTTAATTTGTTGTGCTATGGTCTTTGGCGGTATTATGGATGCAATTGGTGCCTTATCCAGAATTACAAATGCTTTACTATCTGTTGCAACCACTGTTTTTGGTTTATTTGCAAGTACAGTTATAAGCTGTTTGGGCTTAAACGCTATAGCGTCAGACCAATACTTAGCATTGGTTATTCCTGGGAAGATGTTTAAAAAAGCGTATGAAGATAAAGGTTTAGCACCAGAAAACTTAAGTCGTACGTTAGAGGACTCTGGTACTGTAACCTCTGTTTTAATTCCTTGGAACACTTGTGGTGCTTACCAAAGTGGTGTTTTAGGTGTTGGTGTTGCCGAGTATTTTGTCTATGCCATTTTTAATTGGCTAAGTCCATTTACTACCTTGTTATTTGCAGCTTTAAATATTAAAATCAGACAGATTACTTCAAAATAA
- a CDS encoding metal-dependent hydrolase gives MDSLTQIVLGAACGEVVLGKKIGNKALLFGAIGGTIPDLDVFIGRLIFNNEIDINAFHRGFMHSFVFAIVVAPLIGYVVHWLYNRGKREFTTTPKDWMLLFFLSIFTHPILDSFTPYGTQLFTPFSDYRVGFNTISVVDPLYTLPFLICLIVVMFFKRQNPKRLTWTKIGIYISSLYLLLTCINKLYVNTIFKQSIAEKGFNYTRFQSQPTIFNNVLWYGIAEGEDAYYAGFYSILDTNPEFSNWNVIEKQHDLINIENRDIRLLRWFSNDYFNLKPIENTDDIEYTDLRYPFLDPNDAKTSVFKFQLYMDGPRWNIKPFAPDFPDETSWSLFFNRIKGE, from the coding sequence ATGGATTCATTAACTCAAATCGTTTTAGGAGCAGCTTGCGGAGAAGTTGTACTTGGCAAAAAAATTGGTAATAAAGCCTTGCTTTTTGGAGCAATTGGAGGTACCATTCCAGACTTAGATGTCTTTATTGGACGTCTAATTTTTAATAACGAAATTGATATCAATGCTTTCCACAGAGGGTTTATGCATTCGTTTGTATTTGCGATTGTAGTCGCGCCTCTAATAGGTTACGTTGTCCACTGGTTGTATAATCGTGGAAAACGAGAATTTACAACCACTCCAAAAGATTGGATGCTGCTGTTTTTTCTATCCATTTTCACACATCCTATTTTAGATAGTTTTACACCTTATGGGACACAATTATTCACACCTTTTAGTGATTATCGTGTCGGTTTTAATACCATATCTGTAGTAGATCCTTTATACACATTACCATTTTTGATTTGTTTAATTGTGGTTATGTTTTTTAAAAGGCAGAATCCCAAACGCCTCACATGGACCAAAATCGGCATTTACATAAGTAGCTTGTATTTGTTATTAACCTGTATTAATAAACTGTATGTTAATACCATTTTTAAGCAATCGATAGCTGAAAAGGGATTTAACTATACTCGGTTTCAGTCGCAACCAACGATTTTTAATAATGTATTGTGGTACGGAATTGCAGAAGGGGAAGACGCGTATTATGCTGGATTTTATTCGATTTTAGATACAAATCCAGAGTTTTCTAATTGGAATGTCATAGAAAAACAGCATGACCTAATAAATATTGAAAACAGAGATATTAGACTATTGCGATGGTTTAGTAATGATTATTTTAACTTAAAACCTATCGAAAACACTGATGACATTGAATATACAGATTTACGTTATCCTTTTTTAGATCCAAATGATGCAAAGACGTCTGTGTTTAAGTTTCAATTGTATATGGATGGTCCACGATGGAATATCAAACCTTTTGCACCAGATTTTCCAGATGAAACATCTTGGAGTTTGTTTTTTAACAGAATTAAAGGCGAATAA
- a CDS encoding peroxiredoxin — MTLVGKKFPNLNVTATDKTGQNQTINILEEAQKNNKKVILFWYPKDFTFVCPTELYAFEAAVAAFEKRNTIVIGASCDTPEVHFAWLNTPKNQGGIQGVSYKLIADSNRNLASTLGILDITNETYNEETGVVTVEGDNVTYRATYLIDEEGTVFHEGVNHMPVGRNVSEFLRLIDAYAHVQENGEVCPANWQEGDTAMTANRDGVAEYLAAHVN; from the coding sequence ATGACATTAGTAGGAAAAAAATTCCCTAACCTAAACGTTACTGCAACTGACAAAACTGGTCAAAATCAAACGATTAACATTTTAGAAGAAGCACAAAAAAACAATAAAAAAGTGATCTTATTCTGGTACCCAAAAGACTTTACTTTTGTTTGCCCAACAGAATTATATGCTTTTGAAGCTGCTGTAGCAGCATTTGAAAAACGTAATACTATTGTTATTGGTGCGTCTTGTGATACGCCAGAGGTACACTTTGCATGGTTAAACACACCAAAAAACCAAGGAGGCATCCAAGGTGTTAGCTACAAATTAATTGCAGATAGTAACCGTAATTTAGCCTCTACATTAGGTATTTTAGATATTACTAATGAGACTTACAACGAAGAAACTGGTGTAGTAACCGTTGAAGGTGATAACGTAACCTACAGAGCGACCTATTTAATTGACGAAGAAGGCACTGTATTTCATGAAGGCGTAAACCATATGCCTGTTGGAAGAAACGTCTCAGAATTTTTACGTTTAATAGATGCTTATGCACACGTACAAGAAAACGGAGAGGTATGTCCTGCAAACTGGCAAGAAGGTGATACAGCCATGACAGCAAACAGAGATGGTGTTGCCGAGTATTTAGCTGCACACGTTAACTAA
- a CDS encoding protein kinase, producing MIEIGQGGAGRVFRINETTVEKTVKLTKTPTIETKEFIKNNIINIFNNSIYNVKSIRFFEKNAIISWDYISGITLESYINQGFKLNTYQIDSIYKALEHLTSINVNHGDISASNILITDKKEIKLIDFRLLDSNNEDITSYTNIDVNTITRANITRRNVTRRNITRGVKAESFITRRNITRGQVTRANFSFININDLNSFENLKIKLAI from the coding sequence ATGATAGAAATCGGGCAAGGAGGAGCTGGGAGAGTTTTTAGAATTAATGAAACAACTGTGGAAAAAACAGTAAAATTAACTAAAACACCCACTATTGAAACAAAAGAATTTATAAAAAATAATATCATTAATATTTTCAACAACTCAATTTATAATGTTAAATCCATTCGATTTTTTGAAAAAAACGCAATAATTAGTTGGGATTATATTTCAGGAATAACTCTTGAGAGTTATATTAATCAAGGGTTTAAATTAAATACTTACCAAATAGATTCAATATATAAAGCTCTTGAACATCTAACTTCAATAAACGTAAATCACGGAGATATTTCGGCTTCGAATATTTTGATTACAGATAAAAAAGAAATTAAATTAATTGATTTTAGATTATTAGACTCTAACAACGAAGACATAACATCATATACAAATATTGATGTTAATACAATCACCAGAGCTAATATTACCCGTAGAAATGTTACGCGTAGGAATATTACTCGAGGTGTAAAAGCAGAAAGTTTTATTACAAGAAGGAATATAACTCGTGGACAAGTTACTAGAGCCAATTTTAGTTTCATCAACATTAATGATTTAAATTCTTTTGAGAATTTAAAAATTAAACTTGCCATTTAA